In one window of Duganella dendranthematis DNA:
- the ahcY gene encoding adenosylhomocysteinase has translation MNAVLKTAQDYLVADISLAPWGNKEIKIAETEMPGLMAIREEFAAAQTLKGARITGSLHMTIQTAVLIQTLEALGAEVRWASCNIYSTQDHAAAAIAANGTPVFAIKGETLDEYWDYTHRIFEWPNDAAGNPVYSNMILDDGGDATLLLHLGARAEKDISVLAAPGSEEEICLFNAIKAHLAKDPAWYSKRLPHILGVTEETTTGVHRLYQMHKEGKLAFPAINVNDSVTKSKFDNLYGCRESLVDGIKRATDVMIAGKVAVIAGYGDVGKGSAQAMRALSAQVWVTEIDPICALQAAMEGYRVVTMDYAAEHGDIFVTCTGNYHILTEQHMLAMKDQAIVCNIGHFDNEIDVAALKKYTWENIKPQVDHVIFPSGKRIILLAEGRLVNLGCGTGHPSYVMSSSFANQTIAQIELYANTDKYPVGVYVLPKHLDEKVARLQLKKLNAQLTVLTQEQADYIGVTQEGPYKPEHYRY, from the coding sequence ATGAACGCCGTACTCAAAACCGCTCAAGACTACCTGGTCGCCGATATCTCGCTGGCGCCATGGGGCAACAAAGAAATCAAGATTGCCGAAACTGAAATGCCTGGCCTGATGGCGATCCGCGAGGAATTCGCCGCCGCCCAGACGCTGAAAGGCGCCCGCATCACCGGTTCGCTGCACATGACCATCCAGACCGCCGTGCTGATCCAGACGCTGGAAGCGCTGGGCGCCGAAGTGCGCTGGGCTTCGTGCAATATCTACTCGACCCAGGACCACGCCGCCGCCGCCATCGCCGCCAACGGCACGCCGGTGTTCGCCATCAAGGGCGAAACCCTGGACGAATACTGGGACTACACCCACCGCATCTTCGAATGGCCAAACGACGCCGCCGGCAACCCGGTCTACTCGAATATGATCCTCGACGACGGCGGCGACGCCACGCTGCTGCTGCACCTCGGCGCGCGCGCGGAAAAAGACATCTCGGTGCTGGCCGCGCCAGGCTCGGAAGAAGAAATCTGCCTGTTCAACGCCATCAAGGCCCACCTGGCCAAGGACCCGGCCTGGTACTCCAAGCGTCTGCCGCACATCCTGGGCGTGACCGAAGAGACCACCACCGGCGTGCATCGCCTGTACCAGATGCACAAGGAAGGCAAGCTGGCCTTCCCGGCCATCAACGTCAACGACTCCGTCACCAAATCGAAATTCGACAACCTGTACGGCTGCCGCGAATCGCTGGTCGATGGCATCAAGCGCGCCACCGACGTGATGATCGCCGGTAAGGTCGCCGTCATCGCCGGTTACGGTGATGTCGGCAAGGGTTCGGCGCAAGCGATGCGCGCGTTGTCGGCGCAAGTCTGGGTGACCGAGATCGATCCGATCTGCGCACTGCAGGCCGCGATGGAAGGCTACCGCGTGGTGACCATGGATTACGCCGCCGAACACGGCGACATCTTCGTCACCTGCACCGGCAACTATCACATCCTGACCGAGCAGCACATGCTGGCCATGAAGGACCAGGCCATCGTCTGCAACATCGGTCACTTCGACAACGAGATCGACGTTGCTGCGCTGAAGAAATACACCTGGGAAAACATTAAGCCGCAAGTGGATCACGTGATCTTCCCATCGGGCAAGCGCATCATCCTGCTGGCTGAAGGCCGCCTGGTCAACCTGGGTTGCGGTACCGGTCACCCGTCGTACGTGATGTCGTCGTCGTTCGCCAACCAGACCATCGCCCAGATCGAGCTGTACGCCAACACCGACAAGTATCCGGTCGGCGTGTACGTGCTGCCGAAGCACCTGGATGAAAAAGTGGCGCGCCTGCAGTTGAAAAAACTGAATGCGCAACTGACCGTGCTGACCCAGGAGCAGGCCGACTACATCGGCGTGACGCAAGAAGGTCCGTACAAGCCAGAACACTACCGTTATTAA
- the metF gene encoding methylenetetrahydrofolate reductase [NAD(P)H], which yields MDNPNFSIEFFPPKTAEGADKLRVTRAKLSELNPKYFSVTFGAGGSTQRGTLDTVVEILAAGEQAAPHLSCVGGTRESIRAILAEFKSHNIKRIVALRGDLPSGYGAAGEFRYANELVEFIRQETGDWFHIEVAAYPEVHPQAKSPQDDLLAFERKIKAGANSAITQYFYNADAYFQFVEQTRKLGIDVPVVAGIMPITNYTQLMRFSDMCGAEIPRWVRLKLASFGDDSASIKAFGLDVVTGLCERLLQGGAPGLHFYSMNQAAATTALWQRLV from the coding sequence ATGGATAATCCGAATTTCAGTATCGAATTTTTTCCGCCGAAAACGGCGGAAGGCGCGGACAAGCTGCGCGTCACGCGCGCCAAGCTGTCCGAGCTGAATCCTAAATATTTTTCCGTGACCTTCGGCGCCGGCGGCAGCACCCAGCGCGGCACGCTGGACACCGTGGTCGAGATCCTGGCCGCCGGCGAACAGGCCGCGCCGCACCTGTCGTGCGTAGGCGGCACGCGCGAGTCGATCCGCGCGATCCTGGCCGAATTCAAGTCGCACAACATCAAGCGCATCGTGGCGCTGCGCGGCGACCTGCCGAGCGGCTACGGCGCGGCGGGCGAATTCCGTTACGCCAATGAGCTGGTGGAGTTCATCCGCCAGGAGACCGGCGACTGGTTCCACATCGAGGTGGCGGCCTATCCGGAAGTGCACCCGCAGGCCAAGTCGCCGCAGGATGACTTGCTGGCGTTCGAGCGCAAGATCAAGGCCGGCGCCAATTCGGCGATCACGCAGTATTTCTACAATGCGGACGCGTATTTCCAGTTCGTCGAGCAGACCCGCAAGCTGGGCATCGACGTGCCAGTGGTGGCGGGCATCATGCCGATCACGAACTACACGCAGCTGATGCGTTTCTCGGATATGTGCGGTGCCGAGATCCCGCGCTGGGTGCGGCTCAAGCTGGCCAGCTTCGGCGACGACAGCGCGTCGATCAAGGCGTTTGGGCTGGACGTGGTGACGGGCCTGTGCGAACGCCTGCTGCAAGGCGGCGCGCCGGGCCTGCACTTCTACAGCATGAACCAGGCCGCGGCGACCACCGCGCTGTGGCAACGGCTGGTCTGA
- a CDS encoding glutathione S-transferase family protein, whose protein sequence is MQTTQLDPGLSQALDAARQPGLTLVIGNKNYSSWSMRPWVAMTAFGIPFQEVRVLLDRDDTANRICSYSASGRVPVLLAGDEMTIWDSLAICEYLAEQFQELHLWPQDVAARAMARSVCAEMHAGFSDLRNSMSMNIRASFPGKGRTPGTQADIGRISEIWEECLSRFGHHQFLFGDFSLADAYYAPVVLRFRTYGVTLAPALDAYCQRVLAHPAVARWVSEALAETETAPKHDADMPD, encoded by the coding sequence ATGCAGACTACCCAACTCGATCCAGGCCTGTCGCAAGCTCTCGATGCCGCGCGCCAGCCCGGCCTGACGCTCGTCATCGGCAACAAGAACTATTCCTCGTGGTCGATGCGGCCATGGGTGGCGATGACCGCCTTCGGCATTCCATTCCAGGAAGTGCGCGTGCTGCTGGACCGCGACGACACCGCCAACCGGATTTGCAGCTATTCGGCGTCCGGTCGCGTGCCGGTGCTGCTGGCCGGCGACGAGATGACCATCTGGGATAGCCTGGCGATCTGCGAATATCTGGCCGAGCAGTTCCAGGAACTGCATCTGTGGCCGCAGGACGTGGCGGCGCGCGCCATGGCGCGCTCGGTATGCGCCGAGATGCACGCCGGCTTCAGCGACCTGCGGAATTCGATGTCGATGAACATCCGTGCCAGCTTCCCCGGCAAGGGCCGCACGCCGGGCACGCAGGCCGACATTGGCCGTATCAGCGAAATCTGGGAAGAGTGCCTGTCGCGCTTCGGCCATCACCAGTTCCTGTTCGGCGATTTCTCGCTGGCCGATGCTTACTACGCGCCGGTGGTGCTGCGCTTCCGCACCTACGGCGTGACGCTGGCGCCGGCGCTGGACGCCTACTGCCAGCGCGTGCTGGCCCATCCCGCAGTGGCGCGCTGGGTCAGCGAGGCGCTGGCCGAAACCGAAACGGCGCCCAAGCACGACGCCGACATGCCGGACTGA
- the mrtJ gene encoding JDVT-CTERM system glutamic-type intramembrane protease MrtJ yields the protein MLSPVLEEVVVRAGLQEWLMRRAPQAVAPPVLVSAATFGLLHLRAGWLHALAVIVPGLVLALLYQRTRSWRWCAVAHSAMNAFAISVCGL from the coding sequence GTGCTATCCCCCGTGCTGGAGGAGGTGGTGGTGCGCGCGGGCTTGCAGGAGTGGTTGATGCGGCGCGCGCCGCAGGCAGTGGCGCCGCCGGTGCTGGTGTCGGCGGCGACCTTCGGCCTGCTGCACCTGCGTGCCGGCTGGCTGCATGCGCTGGCGGTGATCGTGCCCGGGCTGGTGCTGGCGCTGCTGTACCAGCGAACCCGCAGCTGGCGCTGGTGCGCCGTCGCCCACAGTGCCATGAACGCTTTTGCCATTTCAGTCTGCGGTCTATAA
- a CDS encoding lytic transglycosylase domain-containing protein: MISVSKWIAGAVVVAFTSFAHADDTSADSRREDDSFLLLRDAVRQDDASKADFYAARLTSYSIPSYVDYYRLKSHLKDAPSADVRDFFQRYQGQAIVDRLRNDWLLELGRKRDWATFDEQYPLFVLNDDTQVKCYALISRALKGQKVADEARALLTAPSAYGQPCADLIATLYQNGQFNTEDLYAQLRLSGEFNATGQARRIVALLDGPEKSAVQAVDLPTLAVAKGMGPSKVEHQIYIVAIGRLAKTSIKLATLALNKATPKMTAQEQQQGWAAIALQSSYTLAPETTDYWRRSNGAPLSIDQIQWKTRIALRNGDWRQVENNIRVMPASLRNEPTWVYWLGRAMMARDGVTSQPTGEALQLFRSISDQSNYYGQLALEESGKLITIPPAGAPITAAEIAPIAANPNFQRALKFFNMRLRFEGTREWNWGLRGMSEREHLAAAEFARQNNILDRMVNTSERTRIQVDYTQRFPSPHNDVMHPATQTLGLDKAWVYGLIRQESRFIMDAQSHVGASGLMQVMPSTGRWVAKKIGLTDFAQDMLSDVRYNIMLGTNYLNMVLGNMDGNEVLATAAYNAGPGRLRTWRAALTKPMDSTIFIESIPYSETRTYVKNVMSNSTYYAALFEGRPQSLKARLGNVQPKGYTLQEEQETSFTPR; encoded by the coding sequence TTGATTTCTGTTTCGAAATGGATTGCCGGCGCGGTCGTCGTTGCCTTTACCTCGTTTGCCCATGCCGACGACACCAGCGCAGATAGCCGCAGGGAAGACGATTCCTTCCTGCTGCTGCGCGACGCTGTGCGCCAGGATGACGCCAGCAAAGCGGATTTCTACGCCGCCCGCCTGACCAGCTACTCCATTCCGTCTTACGTCGATTATTATCGGCTGAAATCCCATTTGAAGGATGCTCCATCGGCCGACGTGCGCGATTTCTTCCAGCGCTATCAGGGCCAGGCCATCGTCGACCGCCTGCGCAACGACTGGCTGCTGGAACTGGGCCGCAAGCGCGACTGGGCCACCTTCGACGAACAGTATCCGCTGTTTGTGCTCAACGACGACACCCAGGTCAAATGCTACGCGCTGATCTCGCGCGCGCTCAAGGGCCAGAAAGTGGCCGACGAAGCACGCGCCTTGCTGACCGCGCCGTCTGCGTACGGCCAGCCGTGCGCGGACCTGATCGCGACGCTGTACCAGAACGGCCAGTTCAACACCGAAGACCTGTACGCGCAACTGCGCCTGTCCGGCGAATTTAACGCCACCGGCCAGGCGCGCCGTATCGTCGCGCTGCTAGACGGCCCGGAAAAGAGCGCGGTGCAGGCGGTCGACCTGCCGACGCTGGCCGTGGCCAAGGGCATGGGTCCGAGCAAAGTGGAACATCAGATTTACATTGTCGCCATCGGCCGCCTGGCCAAGACCAGCATCAAGCTGGCCACGCTGGCGCTGAACAAGGCCACGCCGAAGATGACGGCGCAGGAGCAGCAGCAAGGCTGGGCCGCGATTGCGCTGCAATCGTCTTACACGCTGGCGCCGGAAACCACCGACTACTGGCGGCGCAGCAACGGCGCGCCGCTGTCGATCGACCAGATCCAGTGGAAGACCCGCATCGCGCTGCGCAACGGCGACTGGCGCCAGGTGGAGAACAATATCCGCGTCATGCCGGCGTCCCTGCGCAACGAGCCGACCTGGGTCTACTGGTTGGGCCGCGCCATGATGGCGCGCGACGGCGTCACCAGCCAGCCGACCGGCGAAGCGCTGCAGCTGTTCCGCAGCATCTCGGACCAGTCGAATTATTATGGCCAGCTGGCGCTGGAGGAATCAGGCAAGTTGATTACGATTCCGCCGGCTGGCGCGCCGATCACCGCCGCCGAGATCGCGCCGATCGCCGCCAATCCCAATTTCCAGCGCGCGCTGAAGTTCTTCAACATGCGCCTGCGCTTTGAAGGCACGCGCGAATGGAACTGGGGCCTGCGCGGCATGAGCGAGCGCGAACACCTGGCCGCCGCCGAATTCGCGCGCCAGAACAATATCCTCGACCGCATGGTCAACACCTCGGAGCGCACACGCATCCAGGTCGACTACACGCAGCGTTTCCCGTCGCCGCACAATGACGTCATGCATCCAGCCACGCAGACGCTGGGCCTGGACAAGGCCTGGGTGTATGGCCTGATCCGCCAGGAGTCGCGCTTCATCATGGATGCGCAGTCGCACGTCGGCGCTTCGGGACTGATGCAGGTGATGCCGTCCACCGGCCGCTGGGTCGCCAAGAAGATCGGCCTGACCGACTTCGCGCAGGACATGCTGAGCGATGTGCGTTACAACATCATGCTGGGCACGAATTACCTCAATATGGTGCTGGGGAATATGGACGGCAACGAGGTGCTGGCCACCGCCGCCTACAACGCCGGGCCGGGACGCCTGCGCACCTGGCGTGCGGCGCTGACCAAGCCGATGGACAGCACCATCTTCATCGAGTCGATTCCGTATTCAGAGACGCGCACTTACGTCAAGAATGTGATGTCGAATTCGACCTACTATGCGGCGCTGTTTGAAGGGCGTCCGCAATCGCTGAAGGCGCGCCTCGGCAATGTGCAGCCGAAGGGCTACACGCTGCAGGAAGAACAGGAAACCAGTTTCACGCCGCGCTGA
- a CDS encoding 5-formyltetrahydrofolate cyclo-ligase, with amino-acid sequence MTSDPRIPRSASGSPARKADLRKQLLTARRALDPATRAAWDRAIGDHVIDWWKAARPAALGVYWPLRDEPDLQPAYAELARLGARLLLPVVVQKDAALEFAEWRIGEEMVKDQMGVAVPADLRLQAAYPPALLVPCLGFNPQGYRLGYGGGFYDRTLARQPRPRTVGITYSCLEVQFSGDAHDVALDSMLTEAGGL; translated from the coding sequence ATGACCAGCGACCCTAGAATACCACGCAGCGCGTCCGGATCACCAGCCCGGAAGGCGGATTTGAGGAAGCAGCTGCTGACCGCGCGGCGCGCCCTGGACCCGGCCACGCGGGCGGCCTGGGACCGGGCGATTGGCGATCATGTCATCGACTGGTGGAAGGCGGCGCGGCCGGCGGCGCTGGGCGTGTACTGGCCGCTGCGCGACGAGCCGGATCTGCAGCCGGCGTATGCGGAACTGGCGCGCCTGGGGGCGCGGCTGCTGCTGCCGGTGGTGGTGCAAAAGGATGCGGCGCTGGAGTTTGCCGAATGGCGTATCGGCGAGGAGATGGTGAAGGACCAGATGGGGGTTGCGGTGCCGGCCGATCTGCGCTTGCAGGCGGCCTATCCGCCGGCGCTGCTGGTGCCTTGCCTGGGCTTTAACCCGCAAGGTTATCGATTAGGCTATGGCGGCGGATTCTACGACCGCACGCTGGCGCGGCAGCCCCGCCCCCGCACGGTAGGGATTACATACAGCTGCCTTGAAGTTCAATTTTCCGGAGACGCACACGATGTCGCCCTGGACAGCATGCTCACGGAGGCCGGCGGCCTGTAA
- a CDS encoding phage holin family protein, with protein MRLVLTWLINAIALLAVPYLMHSVDVTSIGAALVAALVLGLVNTLIRPVLLLLTLPVTLVSLGLFIFIINGFMFWLVAQWVDGFHVDSFLSAVGGAVLYSIISWALSTLLLKNSDG; from the coding sequence ATGCGTTTGGTCCTTACCTGGTTAATCAATGCAATTGCCTTGCTGGCAGTTCCCTACCTGATGCATTCCGTCGATGTCACAAGCATAGGCGCAGCCCTCGTCGCGGCTCTTGTACTGGGCCTGGTCAATACGCTGATACGACCGGTATTGCTCCTGCTGACGCTGCCTGTGACGCTGGTGTCGCTGGGCCTGTTCATCTTCATCATCAACGGCTTCATGTTCTGGCTGGTGGCGCAATGGGTGGATGGCTTCCATGTGGACAGCTTCCTGTCCGCCGTCGGTGGCGCTGTGTTGTACAGCATTATTTCCTGGGCTCTGTCTACCTTACTTTTGAAGAACTCAGATGGATAA
- a CDS encoding GNAT family N-acetyltransferase — MNSSDLFQNPLRRWGKHRNGRRPTVLVKELRERDRRRMLRHFLELEDSDRLLRFGSVLPDEQLTNYVNGIDFSRDMVFGVHNRVFRLVAVGHLAFAPRDETSTVTDKERVAEFGVSVSRSARGLGVGSRLFERAAIHCRNNDVDTLYMHCLSSNKTMMHIAKKAGMEIHRDYGEADAYLKLLPADPSSMLQEALHEQFAMLDYTFKANKRIATKWLGRLIGKK, encoded by the coding sequence ATGAATTCCTCCGACCTGTTCCAGAATCCGCTGCGCCGCTGGGGCAAGCACCGGAACGGCAGACGTCCCACTGTGCTGGTGAAGGAACTGCGCGAGCGGGACCGCCGCCGCATGCTGCGGCATTTCCTGGAGCTGGAAGACAGCGACCGCCTGCTGCGCTTTGGTTCCGTGCTGCCGGACGAACAGTTGACCAACTACGTCAACGGCATCGACTTCTCGCGTGATATGGTATTCGGTGTGCATAACCGCGTGTTCCGCCTGGTGGCGGTCGGCCATCTGGCGTTTGCGCCGCGCGATGAAACGAGTACCGTCACCGACAAGGAACGGGTGGCGGAATTTGGCGTCTCGGTCAGCCGCTCGGCGCGCGGGCTGGGGGTCGGCTCACGGCTGTTTGAGCGCGCCGCTATCCACTGCCGCAACAACGATGTCGACACGCTCTACATGCACTGCCTGTCGTCCAACAAGACCATGATGCACATCGCCAAAAAAGCCGGCATGGAAATCCATCGGGACTATGGCGAGGCGGATGCGTATCTCAAGCTGCTGCCGGCCGATCCATCCAGCATGCTGCAGGAAGCCCTGCACGAACAGTTTGCCATGCTGGATTACACCTTCAAGGCCAACAAGCGCATCGCCACCAAGTGGTTGGGCCGCTTGATCGGCAAAAAATAA
- the metK gene encoding methionine adenosyltransferase, with the protein MSNDYLFTSESVSEGHPDKVADQISDAILDAILAQDPKARVAAETLCNTGLVVLAGEITTHANVDYIQVARETIKRIGYDNTDYGIDYRGCAVLVAYDKQSPDIAQGVDEGAGLDLDQGAGDQGLMFGYACDETAELMPAAIHYAHRLVERQSQLRKDGRLPWLRPDAKSQVTLRYVNGRPVAVDTVVLSTQHAPEMLHKQIEEAVIEEIIKPVLPKEWLQDTKYLVNPTGRFVIGGPQGDCGLTGRKIIVDTYGGASPHGGGAFSGKDPSKVDRSAAYAARYVAKNVVAAGLARQCQVQVSYAIGVARPINITVYTEGTGVIPDEKIAQLVQEHFDLRPKGIVQMLDLLRPIYAKTAAYGHFGREEPEFSWERTDKAAILRAAAGLK; encoded by the coding sequence ATGTCTAATGATTATCTTTTCACTTCGGAATCCGTCTCGGAAGGTCACCCGGACAAGGTCGCCGACCAAATTTCCGACGCCATCCTCGACGCGATCCTGGCCCAGGACCCGAAAGCCCGTGTCGCAGCCGAAACGCTGTGCAACACCGGTCTGGTCGTGCTGGCCGGTGAAATCACCACCCACGCCAACGTCGACTACATCCAGGTTGCCCGCGAAACCATCAAACGCATCGGCTACGACAATACCGACTACGGTATCGACTACCGCGGTTGCGCCGTGCTGGTGGCCTACGACAAGCAGTCGCCGGACATCGCCCAGGGCGTTGACGAAGGCGCCGGCCTGGACCTGGACCAAGGTGCTGGCGACCAGGGCCTGATGTTCGGCTACGCCTGCGACGAAACCGCCGAGCTGATGCCAGCCGCGATCCACTACGCCCACCGCCTGGTCGAGCGCCAGTCGCAGCTGCGCAAGGATGGCCGTCTGCCATGGCTGCGTCCGGATGCCAAGTCGCAAGTCACGCTGCGTTATGTGAATGGCCGCCCGGTGGCGGTGGATACCGTGGTGCTGTCGACCCAGCACGCGCCGGAAATGCTGCACAAGCAGATTGAAGAAGCGGTGATCGAAGAGATCATCAAGCCGGTGCTGCCGAAAGAGTGGCTGCAAGACACCAAATACCTGGTCAACCCGACCGGCCGTTTCGTCATCGGCGGCCCGCAGGGTGACTGCGGCCTGACCGGTCGCAAGATTATCGTTGACACCTACGGCGGCGCTTCGCCACACGGCGGTGGCGCGTTCTCGGGCAAGGATCCATCGAAGGTCGACCGTTCGGCAGCGTATGCCGCCCGTTACGTGGCCAAGAACGTGGTGGCGGCTGGTCTGGCGCGTCAGTGCCAGGTGCAGGTGTCGTACGCGATCGGCGTGGCGCGTCCGATCAACATCACCGTGTACACCGAAGGCACCGGCGTGATCCCGGACGAGAAAATCGCCCAGCTGGTGCAGGAGCACTTCGACCTGCGTCCGAAAGGCATCGTGCAGATGCTGGACCTGCTGCGTCCGATCTACGCCAAGACCGCCGCTTACGGCCACTTCGGCCGCGAAGAGCCGGAATTCTCGTGGGAGCGCACCGACAAAGCCGCGATCCTGCGCGCTGCCGCCGGCCTGAAATAA
- a CDS encoding multifunctional CCA addition/repair protein — protein MRTYVVGGAVRDALLGLPVKDHDHVVVGATPDEMIAKGFRPVGKDFPVFLHPQTQEEYALARTERKTAPGYKGFVFHTSADVSLEEDLVRRDLTINAIAKADDGTLTDPYGGQRDIEMRVFRHVSDAFAEDPVRILRLARFAARFSDFTVAPETNELMKQMVAQGEVDALVPERVWQELSRGLMEAKPSRMLEVLRDCGALARILPELDVLWGVPQPEKWHPEIDTGIHVLQVLDCAASLERELPVRFASMMHDLGKGVTPSDKWPSHHGHEELGVKLVEQVCKRLRVPTECRDLAVMTAREHGNVGRALQLRANTIVKLLERCDAFRKPARFVQLLQATECDSRGRIGASGSYADAPFPQMAHLEAAMAAARGVNAGEIAQAFVDQPQRIPERVHKARVSAVKQALKLADEDESPE, from the coding sequence ATGCGTACTTATGTAGTCGGCGGCGCGGTGCGCGATGCGCTGCTTGGTTTGCCGGTCAAGGATCATGACCACGTGGTGGTCGGCGCCACACCGGACGAGATGATCGCCAAGGGCTTCCGCCCGGTCGGCAAGGACTTCCCGGTGTTCCTGCATCCACAGACGCAGGAAGAATATGCGCTGGCGCGCACCGAGCGCAAAACCGCGCCGGGTTACAAGGGTTTTGTGTTCCATACCTCGGCCGACGTCTCGCTGGAAGAAGACCTGGTGCGGCGCGACCTGACCATCAACGCGATTGCCAAAGCCGACGACGGCACACTCACCGATCCCTATGGCGGCCAGCGCGATATCGAAATGCGCGTGTTCCGTCATGTGTCGGACGCGTTTGCCGAAGACCCGGTGCGCATCCTGCGCCTGGCGCGCTTTGCCGCGCGCTTCAGCGATTTCACCGTGGCGCCGGAAACCAATGAGTTGATGAAGCAGATGGTGGCGCAGGGCGAAGTCGATGCGCTGGTGCCGGAACGCGTGTGGCAGGAACTGTCGCGCGGGCTGATGGAAGCCAAGCCGTCGCGCATGCTGGAAGTGCTGCGCGATTGCGGCGCGCTGGCGCGCATCCTGCCGGAGCTGGACGTGTTGTGGGGCGTGCCGCAGCCGGAGAAATGGCATCCCGAGATCGACACCGGCATCCATGTGCTGCAAGTGCTGGACTGCGCCGCTTCGCTGGAGCGCGAACTGCCGGTGCGCTTCGCCAGCATGATGCACGACCTGGGCAAGGGCGTGACGCCGTCCGACAAATGGCCTTCGCATCACGGCCACGAGGAGCTGGGCGTCAAACTGGTGGAGCAGGTCTGCAAGCGCCTGCGCGTGCCCACCGAATGCCGCGACCTGGCGGTGATGACGGCGCGTGAACACGGCAACGTGGGCCGCGCGCTGCAACTGCGCGCCAACACCATCGTCAAGCTGCTGGAGCGTTGTGACGCGTTCCGCAAGCCGGCGCGCTTCGTGCAGCTGCTGCAAGCCACCGAGTGCGACTCGCGCGGCCGCATCGGCGCCAGCGGCAGCTATGCCGATGCGCCGTTCCCGCAGATGGCGCATCTGGAAGCCGCGATGGCGGCGGCGCGCGGCGTCAACGCTGGCGAGATTGCGCAAGCTTTCGTCGATCAGCCGCAGCGCATTCCGGAGCGCGTGCACAAGGCGCGCGTCAGCGCCGTCAAGCAGGCGCTCAAACTGGCGGACGAAGACGAGTCGCCTGAATGA